One Setaria viridis chromosome 5, Setaria_viridis_v4.0, whole genome shotgun sequence genomic region harbors:
- the LOC117859114 gene encoding wall-associated receptor kinase 2 — protein MVIPAALLLLMLQLISSADAQLGGAGPAPGCPTTCGNVTVPYPFGIRDGCFLPGFNLTCDQTRRPPRLLLGDDGALEVVEISLVNSTVRAMDTAGAVNISNFVGPGPEGNGTWRGLGSASNSTFILSERRNQFVVTGCNVQGTLLGDSGNIITGCSSFCSIRDTWINPVVSSPASGGGCSGIGCCETPIPIGRPSYAVKLKCLDPNHENDGMLPMAVRVAEQGWFDGVAAQMLNGSVASSSVLQTAVPVMLEWAVASIMIVPPYAGGIGNSSCPVDAARSACRSSHSTCRNVTDNYRTGYVCQCQDGYAGNPYLAGDGGCQDIDECALPGKCFGVCTNIAGGYECRCPRGARGNPFMANGCIKSSLGLSIGLGVGSGAGLLVLVLGAAFMTRRIKHQRARMLKQKFFKQNRGHLLKQLVSQNADIAERMIIPLVELEKATNNFDKDRELGGGGHGTVYKGILSDLHVVAIKKSKVAIQREIDEFINEVAILSQINHRNVVRLFGCCLETEVPLLVYEFISNGTLYDHLHVQGPTSLPWQNRLRIATETARALAYLHMAVSVPIVHRDVKSHNILLDDSLTAKVSDFGASRCIPPDQTGVATAIQGTLGYLDPMYYYTGRLTEKSDVYSFGVVLIELLTRKKPYLYRSPEDDSLIAQFTSLVTHGNLSDVLDPQIMEEGGKEVSEVASLATVCVKLKAEDRPTMRQVEMTLESIQESLQVKLHSVGTKISEDKQMAVTLPTMEGRSSKESSRQYSLEEEYLLSSRYPR, from the exons ATGGTGATTCCAgcagcgctgctgctgctgatgttgCAGCTCATCTCCTCGGCGGATGCTCAGCTCGGAGGTGCAGGCCCGGCGCCGGGCTGCCCGACCACCTGCGGCAACGTGACCGTCCCCTACCCGTTCGGAATTCGCGACGGCTGCTTCCTCCCCGGCTTCAACCTCACCTGCGACCAAACCCGGCGTCCGCCGAGGCTGCTGCTCGGCGATGACGGCGCCCTCGAGGTCGTGGAGATCTCGCTCGTCAACTCCACGGTGCGCGCCATGGACACTGCTGGCGCCGTGAACATCAGCAACTTCGTCGGCCCGGGGCCAGAAGGCAACGGCACCTGGCGCGGGCTCGGCTCCGCCAGCAACAGCACGTTCATCCTCTCCGAGCGGCGCAACCAGTTCGTGGTGACCGGGTGCAACGTGCAGGGGACGCTGCTCGGGGACAGCGGCAACATCATCACCGGCTGCTCCTCCTTCTGCTCCATCCGCGACACCTGGATAAACCCCGTGGTGAGCAGccccgccagcggcggcggatgcTCCGGCATCGGCTGCTGCGAGACTCCCATCCCGATCGGCCGCCCCTCCTACGCCGTCAAGCTCAAGTGCCTGGACCCGAACCACGAGAACGACGGCATGCTGCCTATGGCGGTGCGCGTCGCGGAGCAGGGCTGGTTCGACGGCGTCGCCGCGCAGATGCTCAACGGGTCGGTGGCGAGCAGCAGCGTGCTCCAGACGGCGGTGCCGGTAATGCTGGAGTGGGCGGTGGCGTCAATCATGATAGTGCCGCCGTACGCCGGCGGCATCGGCAACTCGTCGTGCCCCGTTgacgcggcgaggagcgcgtgCCGCAGCAGCCACAGCACCTGCCGCAACGTCACCGACAACTACCGGACTGGATATGTGTGCCAGTGTCAGGACGGGTACGCCGGCAACCCCTACCTTGCCGGTGACGGCGGATGCCAAG ATATTGACGAGTGCGCGCTCCCGGGGAAGTGTTTCGGCGTGTGTACAAACATTGCTGGAGGGTACGAGTGCCGGTGCCCACGCGGTGCTCGTGGCAACCCGTTCATGGCAAATGGCTGTATCAAATCTTCTCTAG GGCTAAGTATTGGCCTTGGAGTTGGTAGTGGGGCAGGTCTTCTGGTCCTGGTACTCGGTGCTGCCTTTATGACACGTAGGATTAAGCATCAGAGGGCAAGAATGCTGAAGCAGAAGTTCTTCAAGCAGAACCGTGGGCATTTGTTGAAACAATTGGTATCCCAAAATGCAGATATTGCTGAGAGGATGATCATCCCCTTGGTAGAACTggagaaagccacaaacaattTCGACAAAGATCGCGAGCTTGGTGGAGGAGGGCACGGTACTGTCTACAAAGGGATATTATCAGACCTGCACGTTGTTGCGATCAAAAAGTCGAAGGTGGCAATCCAAAGAGAGATTGACGAATTCATAAATGAGGTAGCCATTCTCTCACAGATCAACCACAGGAATGTGGTAAGACTTTTTGGCTGCTGCCTCGAGACCGAAGTGCCACTTTTGGTGTATGAATTCATTTCAAATGGCACGCTTTATGACCATCTTCACGTCCAAGGACCAACATCATTACCATGGCAGAATAGGCTGAGAATTGCGACAGAAACCGCCAGAGCCCTTGCCTACCTTCACATGGCCGTGTCTGTCCCTATAGTTCATAGGGATGTAAAGTCTCATAACATTCTATTGGATGACTCTCTAACAGCTAAAGTGTCGGACTTTGGAGCTTCAAGGTGCATTCCACCTGATCAAACTGGTGTTGCAACGGCTATCCAAGGAACACTAGGATACCTAGATCCTATGTACTACTACACCGGTAGACTGACCGAGAAGAGCGACGTTTATAGCTTTGGTGTTGTTCTAATAGAGTTGCTCACTAGAAAGAAACCGTATTTATACAGATCACCTGAGGATGATAGCCTAATTGCACAATTCACTTCCTTGGTTACACATGGCAATTTGTCTGATGTACTTGATCCACAAATTATGGAGGAGGGAGGCAAAGAAGTCAGCGAAGTAGCTTCATTGGCAACAGTATGTGTGAAGCTAAAAGCGGAGGATCGGCCAACCATGAGACAGGTGGAGATGACCCTTGAAAGCATTCAAGAATCACTACAAGTTAAACTGCATAGTGTGGGTACAAAGATATCCGAGGATAAACAAATGGCAGTGACCCTTCCAACAATGGAGGGTAGAAGCAGCAAAGAGTCAAGTAGGCAGTACAGTCTTGAAGAAGAGTACTTGTTGTCATCGAGGTATCCCCGTTAG